Genomic DNA from Nitrosospira lacus:
CCGTGCTTTTGCTAACCCGCTGGCGGGGCCGGTTACACAGCATCATATTGCCCGTCGCATGCCTGTTTTCCGCTCTTTGGGCGGCAACGCTTGCTTATCAGGCCAACCAGCTCCCTACTCTTTCACTCCTGACGGATGTCATGGAGATCCTCAGAAATGCGGGTTGGTCTGCTTTTCTAATAGTATTGCTGGTGGGACCCTACCGGCAGGTGGAACTCTCCTCAATCACAAGGATGAGACCCGCCGTAGCGATTATCGTTGTGCTTTACCTGGCGTGCCTTGCCGTGGCTCTCTACGCTCATGGAGGGTCCGACTTTTTGCAGCATCAAGCCTTTGATTTTAAAAGTAGCATTGTTGGAAGTGTAGCAATGGCAATCGTTGGCATGATCCTGGTGGAACAGCTTTATAGAAATACGCCGATAAAGCAGCGATGGGGAATAAAATTCGCCTGCCTCGGAATAGGTGGAATTTTTGCCTATGATTTTTATTTGTACAGCGATGCATTGCTGCTCAAACATGTGAACCCCGAGATCTGGACCGCGCGGGGCATCGTCAATGCATTGGTTGTTCCGCTTATCGCCGTGTCTGCAGCGCGAAATCCACAGTGGTCGTTGGGTATCACGGTATCGCGTCGTATCCTGTTCTATTCGGCGGCGCTGTTCGGCGCCGCCATGTACTTACTGGCGATGGCCGCAGCCGGTTATTACCTCCGTTTTTTTGGCGGAAGCTGGGGCACGGTCATGCAGGTCACTTTCTTGTTTGGTGCCGTGGTACTGCTATTGCTCGTGCTGTTCTCCGGTACCTTACGCTCCTGGCTGAGAGTCTCCATCAGCAAGCATTTTTTCAGCTATAACTACGACTATCGAGAGGAATGGCTACATTTCACGCGTACGCTTTCAATGGGCGAGCATGCGCTGGGTGAACGCGTAATCCAGGCCCTGGCCCAACTGGTGGAAAGTCCTGGTGGTGGTTTATGGATCAGCCGGGAATCCGGCAATTGTGAGCCTGCGGCTCATTGGAATATGCCCATGGCGAGCGGATTCGAGCCCATTGACAGTTCCTTCTGCAAGTTTCTGGAGTATAAAGAGTGGGTCATCGAGTTGCGGGAATATGCGACTAATCCGGAAAAGTATTCGGCAATCACTTTGCCTCAATGGTTACAGACAATTCCCAAAGCATGGCTGGTAGTGCCGCTGATTCAACAGCGAAAATTATTTGGCTTTATCGTGCTGGCGGAACCCAGAAGTAGCGTAAAGCTGAACTGGGAAGTGAGCGACCTGCTCAAGGTTGCCGGTAACCAGGCAGCAAGTTACCTTGCGCAAGATGAGGCGGCCAATGCGTTGCTGGTGGCGCGACAGT
This window encodes:
- the prsK gene encoding XrtA/PEP-CTERM system histidine kinase PrsK, producing MLTSIATASYTMSAAAYLFLAVLLLTRWRGRLHSIILPVACLFSALWAATLAYQANQLPTLSLLTDVMEILRNAGWSAFLIVLLVGPYRQVELSSITRMRPAVAIIVVLYLACLAVALYAHGGSDFLQHQAFDFKSSIVGSVAMAIVGMILVEQLYRNTPIKQRWGIKFACLGIGGIFAYDFYLYSDALLLKHVNPEIWTARGIVNALVVPLIAVSAARNPQWSLGITVSRRILFYSAALFGAAMYLLAMAAAGYYLRFFGGSWGTVMQVTFLFGAVVLLLLVLFSGTLRSWLRVSISKHFFSYNYDYREEWLHFTRTLSMGEHALGERVIQALAQLVESPGGGLWISRESGNCEPAAHWNMPMASGFEPIDSSFCKFLEYKEWVIELREYATNPEKYSAITLPQWLQTIPKAWLVVPLIQQRKLFGFIVLAEPRSSVKLNWEVSDLLKVAGNQAASYLAQDEAANALLVARQFESFNRMSTFVVHDLKNLVSQLSLLLSNAEKHKRNPEFQKDMIETVYLSVQKMKRLLEKLSSGDSSEKAAPLFIAGLLQEATKSKSIAEPKPILEILDSSLAVYANSSRLERVIGHLIQNAIEATPRDGEVRVQLRGEKGLAIVEIKDTGHGMSEDFIREKLFKPFETTKSAGMGIGVFESKEYVSELGGELEVVSSESGGTIFRVILPLHQSGSAAEVIT